In Vicia villosa cultivar HV-30 ecotype Madison, WI unplaced genomic scaffold, Vvil1.0 ctg.000025F_1_1, whole genome shotgun sequence, one genomic interval encodes:
- the LOC131622149 gene encoding F-box protein At2g26850-like isoform X2 codes for MLYFLISFLSFLMILSKSFTNKSNGTKHVFYVFCGKLFSFLASRIKTRTSFFQLSLFIQSPNKSLVLSKLEEDQSKVSLLDLHDLPLDCILEKLSPSELCNVGKVCKSLRKSCRSDYLWEKHMKMKWGKVFGDAAYREWKCYVASRNIEKSSKNHHKNQKNILHDFLHLFWIKSKAEKYVKLKLDDSIASLYLSLESGSFWFPAQVYNRENGHAGFMLSCYDAQLCYDSRSDTFQARYSPHGRWTTEENIKWERLRVPPIDSCSYVLHVSDCLDDLRPGDHVEIQWRKNKEFPYGWWYSVIGHLETCQIQGNHCQCHNKDNTKLVQDGDKQ; via the exons atgctttattttcttatatcttttctctcctttcttatgATCCTTTCAAAATCCtttacaaataaatcaaatggGACAAAACATGTTTTTTATGTGTTTTGTGGAAAGCTTTTTAGTTTTCTAGCTTCTAGGATCAAAACAAGAACTAGTTTTTTTCAACTTTCTCTTTTCATTCAATCACCAAACAAGAGTTTGGTACTATCCAAACTTGAAGAGGATCAAAGCAAAGTTTCTCTCTTGGATTTGCATGATTTGCCATTAGATTGCATCCTTGAAAAGCTTTCACCAAGTGAGTTATGCAATGTGGGAAAAGTGTGTAAATCTCTTAGAAAAAGTTGTAGAAGTGATTATTTATGGGAGAAACATATGAAGATGAAATGGGGTAAAGTGTTTGGTGATGCTGCTTATAGAGAATGGAAATGTTATGTAGCTTCAAGAAACATAGAGAAGAGTTCAAAAAATCATCACAAGAATCAGAAAAACATACTTCATGATTTTCTTCACTTGTTTTGGAttaaatctaaagcagaaaaatatgtgaaGTTAAAGCTTGATGATTCTATTGCTTCTCTTTATCTTTCTCTTGAGAGTGGAAGTTTTTGGTTCCCTGCTCAAGTTTATAACCGTGAG AATGGTCATGCTGGGTTTATGCTCTCATGTTATGATGCTCAACTTTGTTATGACTCTAGAAGTGATACTTTTCAAGCAAG GTATTCACCTCATGGTAGATGGACAACTGAGGAAAACATAAAATGGGAGAGGCTAAGAGTGCCACCTATTGACTCTTGTTCATATGTTCTTCATGTCTCTGATTGCTTGGATGATTTAAGGCCTGGTGATCATGTTGAAATCCAGTGGAGAAAAAACAAGGAGTTCCCTTATG GTTGGTGGTATAGTGTGATTGGTCATTTGGAAACATGTCAAATACAAGGAAACCATTGTCAATGTCACAATAAAG ACAATACAAAGTTGGTTCAAGATGGAGACAAACAATGA
- the LOC131622149 gene encoding F-box protein At2g26850-like isoform X1, with protein sequence MLYFLISFLSFLMILSKSFTNKSNGTKHVFYVFCGKLFSFLASRIKTRTSFFQLSLFIQSPNKSLVLSKLEEDQSKVSLLDLHDLPLDCILEKLSPSELCNVGKVCKSLRKSCRSDYLWEKHMKMKWGKVFGDAAYREWKCYVASRNIEKSSKNHHKNQKNILHDFLHLFWIKSKAEKYVKLKLDDSIASLYLSLESGSFWFPAQVYNRENGHAGFMLSCYDAQLCYDSRSDTFQARYSPHGRWTTEENIKWERLRVPPIDSCSYVLHVSDCLDDLRPGDHVEIQWRKNKEFPYGWWYSVIGHLETCQIQGNHCQCHNKDIVILEFRQYKVGSRWRQTMINRKNHREEGNGIEGFYGGIRKLHSKEEITKWKNLRPIKIVE encoded by the exons atgctttattttcttatatcttttctctcctttcttatgATCCTTTCAAAATCCtttacaaataaatcaaatggGACAAAACATGTTTTTTATGTGTTTTGTGGAAAGCTTTTTAGTTTTCTAGCTTCTAGGATCAAAACAAGAACTAGTTTTTTTCAACTTTCTCTTTTCATTCAATCACCAAACAAGAGTTTGGTACTATCCAAACTTGAAGAGGATCAAAGCAAAGTTTCTCTCTTGGATTTGCATGATTTGCCATTAGATTGCATCCTTGAAAAGCTTTCACCAAGTGAGTTATGCAATGTGGGAAAAGTGTGTAAATCTCTTAGAAAAAGTTGTAGAAGTGATTATTTATGGGAGAAACATATGAAGATGAAATGGGGTAAAGTGTTTGGTGATGCTGCTTATAGAGAATGGAAATGTTATGTAGCTTCAAGAAACATAGAGAAGAGTTCAAAAAATCATCACAAGAATCAGAAAAACATACTTCATGATTTTCTTCACTTGTTTTGGAttaaatctaaagcagaaaaatatgtgaaGTTAAAGCTTGATGATTCTATTGCTTCTCTTTATCTTTCTCTTGAGAGTGGAAGTTTTTGGTTCCCTGCTCAAGTTTATAACCGTGAG AATGGTCATGCTGGGTTTATGCTCTCATGTTATGATGCTCAACTTTGTTATGACTCTAGAAGTGATACTTTTCAAGCAAG GTATTCACCTCATGGTAGATGGACAACTGAGGAAAACATAAAATGGGAGAGGCTAAGAGTGCCACCTATTGACTCTTGTTCATATGTTCTTCATGTCTCTGATTGCTTGGATGATTTAAGGCCTGGTGATCATGTTGAAATCCAGTGGAGAAAAAACAAGGAGTTCCCTTATG GTTGGTGGTATAGTGTGATTGGTCATTTGGAAACATGTCAAATACAAGGAAACCATTGTCAATGTCACAATAAAG ATATAGTGATTTTGGAGTTCAGACAATACAAAGTTGGTTCAAGATGGAGACAAACAATGATAAACAGAAAGAATCATAGAGAAGAAGGGAATGGGATTGAAGGTTTTTATGGAGGGATCAGAAAGTTACATAGCAAGGAGGAAATCACAAAGTGGAAGAATCTTAGGCCCATAAAAATTGTGGAATAG
- the LOC131622202 gene encoding rhomboid-like protein 20 codes for MNGGPSGFTNAPVTRAFIIASALFSIFFGIQGRFNTLGLSYQDIFGKLRIWKLIMSIFSFTSTPELMFGLYLLYYFRVFERQIGSNKYSVFIVFSVLASLLFEVFAVAFLKDPSATPVTPGPYGLIFASFVPFFFDIPVSTRFRLFGFHFSDKSFIYLAGLQLLLSSWKRSILPGVCGILAGSLYRLNVFYIRKAKFPEFISSFFSRISLPSMGSPTRTTPTRNVLGNVPSYPARQMERNFPAPMHSAVEPSEDSIATLVSMGFDRNSARQALVQARNDVNVATNILLEAQAH; via the exons ATGAACGGAGGTCCATCTGGTTTCA CAAATGCTCCTGTTACAAGGGCTTTCATCATCGCTTCAGCGCTTTTCTCAATCTTCTTTGGGATCCAGGGTCGTTTCAACACTCTGGGCTTGTCGTATCAG GATATTTTTGGAAAGCTTCGCATTTGGAAGTTGATTATGTCGATATTTTCCTTCACATCAACGCCGGAGTTGATGTTTGGACTATATCTACTGTATTACTTCAGGGTGTTTGAGAGACAAATCGGTTCCAATAAATACTCG GTGTTTATTGTGTTCTCTGTATTGGCTTCACTACTGTTTGAGGTTTTTGCTGTAGCATTTTTAAAAG ATCCTTCAGCAACCCCAGTCACTCCTGGACCTTATGGCCTTATATTTGCTTCGTTTGTACCCTTTTTCTTTGACATTCCTGTTTCAACACGGTTCCGTTTATTTGGTTTCCACTTCTCAGATAAATCATTCATATATCTAGCTGGTCTTCAG CTTCTACTGTCATCATGGAAAAGGTCCATCTTACCAGGGGTGTGTGGCATCCTTGCTGGTTCCTTATACCGTTTGAATGTCTTTTATATCCGCAAAGCAAAG TTTCCAGAGTTTATTTCATCATTCTTTTCACGAATTTCCTTGCCATCAATGGGGAGTCCCACACGCACAACACCAACAAGGAATGTTTTAGGCAATGTGCCATCCTACCCAGCTCGCCAAATGGAG AGAAACTTTCCTGCTCCAATGCATTCTGCAGTAGAACCGTCGGAGGACTCAATTGCGACCCTTGTTTCAATGGGATTTGACAGGAATTCAGCAAGACAAGCCTTAGTGCAGGCCAGAAATGATGTGAATGTGGCGACTAACATCCTATTGGAAGCACAGGCTCACTAA